In the Bacillus amyloliquefaciens DSM 7 = ATCC 23350 genome, TAATCTTTGTTTTCATGCAGTTCGTTGATTTGATCGATCAATTCGGCACGATGTCCCCACATCATGACTTGATGTCCGTTATCAGCCAGCACTAAAGAAAGTGCAGTGCCCCAGCTTCCCGCTCCAAGCATTGCCACTTTTTTCATCTCTGTATCACACCTTTTTATTTTCTTGCTCTTGCAAATATTTTAATTGGCGTACCTTCAAATCCGAAAGCATCCCGGATTCGGTTTTCTAAAAAGCGTTCATAAGAAAAATGCATCAGTTCCGGATCATTGACAAAAACAACGAAGCTCGGTGGCTTAACAGCGACTTGAGTCGCATAATAAATCTTCAGGCGTGAGCCGTTGTGCGTCGGAGTCGGATTCATGGCGACCGCATCCATGATGACGTCATTTAAGACATTTGTCTGTACGCGGAGAGAGTGGTTTTCACTCGCTTTAATAATCGCAGGCATGAGTGTATGAATCCGCTTTGTCGTCAGTGCCGACATAAACAGCACCGGCGCATAATCGAGAAATTGGAAATGCTCGCGTATATTCTGTTCAAATTCTTTCATCGTGCTTTCGTCTTTATCAACGGCATCCCATTTGTTTACGATAATGACGACGGCTTTTCCGGCTTCATGGGCGTATCCGGCGATCCGCTTGTCCTGTTCGAGGATGCCTTCTTCTGCATTCAGCACAACGCCGACGACGTCTGAGCGGTCAATGGCTTTTAACGCCCGAAGCACGCTGTATTTTTCTGTTGTTTCATATACTTTTCCCTTTTTTCTCATTCCCGCCGTGTCGACGATCACGAATTCCTGCTGGTTATAGGTGAATGCCGTATCCACAGCGTCTCTTGTCGTACCCGCCACGTTGCTCACGATAACCCGCTCTTCTCCGAGCATCGCATTGACAAGGGAGGATTTCCCGACATTCGGGCGGCCGATCAGACAGAATTGAACGACATCATCATTATACTTTGTTTCCGGAATGTTTTTAAAATGCTCGGCACATGCATCGAGCAAATCTCCTAATCCCAAACCGTGAGTACCCGAAATAGGGTACGGCTCTCCAAAGCCGAGCGCATAAAAATCATAGATGTTCGCTCTCATTTCGGTATTATCTAATTTATTAACGGCTAATACGACCGGTTTTTTCGTCCGGTACAGTATTTTTGCCACTTCTTCATCCGCAGACGTCACACCTTCACGGCCGTTCACCATAAAGATGATCACATCAGCCTCGTCCATGGCAATTTCAGCCTGCTGGCGGATCTGTGTCAGAAACGGTTCGTCTCCGATATCAATTCCGCCCGTGTCAATCAGGTTAAAATCATAATTCAGCCATTCCGCCGAACTGTATATCCGGTCCCGCGTCACTCCGGGGGTATCTTCTACTATTGAAATTCTTTCACCCGCAATCCGGTTAAAGATTGTGGATTTTCCCACATTCGGTCTTCCGACAATGGCTACGACAGGTTTACCCATAGTACCCTTCCTTTCAATCCAGCCGCTTACATTTTCACAAAAATTGTTCAACCGGTTATTAAAAATCATCTTCGCTATGAAAAGAACCCTTCAAACAGAAGGGCTTAACTCATTTATTATATCAGTTTTCACTGAGATCACAATGTATTCTTCAAAATGTTTCGCATTCATGTAACAGTCTCCGTCCGTTTTCAAGACATTTTTGTCGCCCCTTTGCCCTGCTTTTTGCTTTTTTGGCTGATGCGTGCGGCGAGCTGTTCATATGTAGTCAGCCCGACAAGCAGGATCACTCCCGCCGAGCAGCCTGAAAGCCATTGATAGCCGCCGACGGCTGCCGCACCCGCAATTTTGTGAATGACCGCCGAATACAATAGCTCTCCTTGGCACATGCCGAGAACAAAAAGACAAAGCCTTTCAGGAAATCGCCCCTCAACAGAGACCGTAATCACGGTAAGCAGTATGACCGCCGCCCACTCAGGTTTTATGATAAACCAAACAGGGTCATATAATGCAAAAAGAAAAATAAAGCCGTACGCTGCCGAAGCCGTCAGATGAATCACAATATAACGAAGCCGTTTATGCATGCCGAGACTCCCCGCGTAAACAAATGCCGCAGCAAAAAACATGACATATGCCGCGTTCAGCGTAAAATAAGCCGTCATCTGATGTATGCTTGCCATCATATTAGTCAAAATAAAGACTGATACGTAAAAACGGCTTTTCGTTTTGGCAAAAATAAAAGTCGCAAGTATCCATAAAAACCACATCGACCAGTAATAATAAAACGGTTCCATAATCGCTCCTCCTCTGACCAGTATGGAGCGGTAACGTACTTTTTAAACCAATAAAGCTGAAAGGAGCAGATGAAGATGGGTAAAGACAGACAGGAGAAAAAACTG is a window encoding:
- the der gene encoding ribosome biogenesis GTPase Der, translated to MGKPVVAIVGRPNVGKSTIFNRIAGERISIVEDTPGVTRDRIYSSAEWLNYDFNLIDTGGIDIGDEPFLTQIRQQAEIAMDEADVIIFMVNGREGVTSADEEVAKILYRTKKPVVLAVNKLDNTEMRANIYDFYALGFGEPYPISGTHGLGLGDLLDACAEHFKNIPETKYNDDVVQFCLIGRPNVGKSSLVNAMLGEERVIVSNVAGTTRDAVDTAFTYNQQEFVIVDTAGMRKKGKVYETTEKYSVLRALKAIDRSDVVGVVLNAEEGILEQDKRIAGYAHEAGKAVVIIVNKWDAVDKDESTMKEFEQNIREHFQFLDYAPVLFMSALTTKRIHTLMPAIIKASENHSLRVQTNVLNDVIMDAVAMNPTPTHNGSRLKIYYATQVAVKPPSFVVFVNDPELMHFSYERFLENRIRDAFGFEGTPIKIFARARK